In Streptomyces capitiformicae, one genomic interval encodes:
- a CDS encoding Crp/Fnr family transcriptional regulator produces the protein MDDVLRRAPLFAALDDEQAAELRASMSEVTLARGDALFHEGDPGDRLYVVTEGKVKLHRASPDGRENMLAVLGPGELIGELSLFDPGPRTATATALTEVKLLGLGHGDLQPWLNARPEVAAALLRAVARRLRKTNDQMSDLVFSDVPGRVARALLDLSRRFGVQSEEGIHVVHDLTQEELAQLVGASRETVNKALADFAQRGWLRLEARAVILLDVERLAKRSR, from the coding sequence GTGGACGACGTTCTGCGGCGCGCCCCGCTCTTCGCGGCGCTCGATGACGAGCAGGCCGCGGAGCTCCGCGCCTCCATGAGTGAGGTGACCCTCGCGCGAGGTGACGCCCTCTTCCACGAGGGCGACCCCGGTGACCGCCTCTACGTGGTCACGGAAGGCAAGGTCAAGCTGCACCGCGCGTCGCCAGACGGCCGCGAGAACATGCTGGCCGTACTCGGCCCCGGTGAGCTCATCGGCGAGCTGTCGCTGTTCGACCCCGGTCCGCGGACGGCCACGGCCACCGCGCTGACCGAGGTCAAGCTGCTCGGCCTCGGCCACGGCGACCTCCAGCCGTGGCTGAACGCACGGCCCGAGGTGGCCGCCGCGCTGCTGCGCGCCGTCGCCCGGCGCCTGCGCAAGACCAACGACCAGATGTCCGACCTCGTCTTCTCGGACGTGCCCGGCCGGGTCGCCCGTGCGCTGCTGGACCTCTCCCGGCGCTTCGGTGTGCAGTCGGAGGAGGGCATCCACGTGGTGCACGACCTCACGCAGGAGGAGCTGGCGCAGTTGGTCGGCGCGTCCCGCGAGACCGTCAACAAGGCGCTCGCCGACTTCGCGCAGCGGGGATGGCTGCGGCTGGAGGCCCGCGCGGTGATCCTGCTGGACGTGGAGCGCCTGGCGAAGCGGTCGCGCTGA
- a CDS encoding DUF4177 domain-containing protein encodes MTKWEYATVPLLVHATKQILDTWGEDGWELVQVVPGPNNPEQLVAYLKREKSA; translated from the coding sequence ATGACCAAGTGGGAATACGCAACCGTGCCACTGCTCGTCCACGCCACGAAGCAGATTCTGGACACCTGGGGCGAGGACGGCTGGGAGCTCGTCCAGGTCGTGCCCGGACCGAACAACCCCGAGCAGCTGGTGGCCTACCTGAAGCGCGAGAAGTCCGCGTGA
- a CDS encoding ArsA family ATPase, with translation MTPDPAHTHDARDEHDTHRDAHRAITAPRLLALDPLIDDPKTRIVVCCGAGGVGKTTTAAALGLRAAERGRKVVVLTIDPARRLAQSMGIDSLDNTPRRVKGIEDHRGASRSDSVEDGGGRQAGGELHAMMLDMKRTFDEIVEAHADPDRASAILSNPFYQSLSAGFAGTQEYMAMEKLGQLRARDEWDLIVVDTPPSRSALDFLDAPKRLGSFLDGKLIRVLLAPAKVGGRAGMKFLNVGMSMMTGALGKLLGGQLLKDVQTFVAAMDSMFGGFRTRADATYKLLQAPGTAFLVVAAPERDALREAAYFVERLAAEDMPLAGLVLNRVHGSGAAQLSAERALAAAENLDEPRIVDQMNGKAVRNSPETYGSSESPAPIGAQADSAGVQDGSPAQDRTVEQLTAGLLRLHAERMRLLSREQRTRDRFTALHPEVAVAEVAALPGDVHDLAGLRDIGDRLAAVQPELPTSDD, from the coding sequence ATGACTCCGGACCCGGCCCACACCCATGACGCCCGCGACGAACACGACACACACCGCGACGCACACCGCGCGATCACCGCGCCCCGGCTTCTCGCGCTCGACCCACTGATCGACGACCCCAAGACCCGTATCGTCGTGTGCTGCGGCGCCGGTGGCGTCGGCAAGACGACCACGGCGGCGGCCCTCGGCCTGCGCGCCGCGGAGCGTGGTCGCAAGGTGGTCGTGCTCACCATCGACCCGGCCCGGCGGCTCGCCCAGTCCATGGGCATCGACTCGCTGGACAACACTCCGCGGCGGGTGAAGGGCATCGAGGATCACAGAGGGGCATCGCGCAGCGATTCGGTTGAGGATGGTGGTGGGCGACAGGCGGGCGGTGAACTGCACGCCATGATGCTCGACATGAAGCGCACGTTCGACGAGATCGTCGAGGCGCACGCGGACCCCGACCGGGCGTCCGCGATCCTGAGCAATCCCTTCTACCAGTCGCTCTCGGCGGGCTTCGCGGGCACGCAGGAGTACATGGCGATGGAGAAGTTGGGCCAGTTGCGGGCCCGGGACGAGTGGGACCTGATCGTCGTCGACACCCCGCCGTCGCGCTCGGCGCTGGATTTCCTGGACGCCCCGAAGCGGCTGGGCTCGTTCCTCGACGGCAAGCTGATCCGCGTGCTGCTGGCGCCCGCGAAGGTCGGCGGGCGGGCCGGGATGAAGTTCCTGAACGTCGGCATGTCAATGATGACGGGCGCCCTGGGCAAGCTGCTCGGCGGTCAACTGCTGAAGGACGTACAGACGTTCGTGGCCGCCATGGACTCCATGTTCGGCGGCTTCCGTACGCGCGCGGACGCCACGTACAAGCTGCTCCAGGCGCCGGGTACGGCGTTCCTGGTGGTGGCGGCGCCCGAGCGGGACGCGCTGCGGGAGGCGGCGTACTTCGTGGAGCGGCTGGCGGCCGAGGACATGCCGCTGGCCGGTCTGGTGCTCAACCGTGTCCACGGCAGCGGCGCGGCCCAGCTGTCCGCCGAGCGCGCGCTCGCCGCCGCGGAAAATCTTGACGAGCCCCGCATTGTGGATCAGATGAACGGGAAAGCAGTTCGTAACTCTCCCGAAACGTACGGAAGTTCAGAATCTCCCGCCCCCATCGGCGCCCAGGCCGACTCCGCCGGTGTCCAGGACGGCTCCCCCGCCCAGGACCGGACCGTCGAACAACTCACGGCAGGTCTGCTCAGGCTGCACGCCGAGCGGATGCGGCTGCTCTCCCGCGAGCAGCGCACGCGTGACCGCTTCACCGCGCTTCACCCCGAGGTGGCCGTGGCCGAGGTGGCCGCGCTGCCCGGCGATGTCCACGACCTGGCGGGTCTGCGAGACATCGGGGACCGGCTCGCGGCCGTACAGCCGGAGCTGCCCACCTCCGACGACTGA
- a CDS encoding ArsA family ATPase, translated as MSRLQVVSGKGGTGKTTVAAALALALATEGKRTLLVEVEGRQGIAQLFETEALPYEERKIAVAPGGGEVYALAIDPELALLDYLQMFYKLGGAGRALKKLGAIDFATTIAPGLRDVLLTGKACEAVRRKEKSGRFTYDYVVMDAPPTGRITRFLNVNDEVAGLAKIGPIHNQAQAVMRVLKSPETDVHLVTLLEEMPVQETADGIAELRAAKLPVGRIIVNMVRPEVLDADELEFARTVPRTAVARSLSTAGLGGARRGGIAERLVKPLLRQAEEYAERYALEHEQRGVLGDLGLPLHELPLLAEGMDLAGLYELATELRQQGIS; from the coding sequence GTGAGCAGGCTCCAGGTCGTCAGCGGCAAGGGCGGGACCGGAAAGACCACGGTCGCCGCCGCACTCGCGCTCGCCCTCGCGACCGAGGGGAAGCGCACCCTCCTGGTCGAGGTCGAGGGCAGGCAGGGCATCGCACAGCTTTTCGAGACGGAAGCGTTGCCGTACGAGGAGCGGAAGATCGCGGTGGCACCCGGGGGCGGGGAGGTGTACGCGCTGGCCATCGACCCCGAACTGGCCCTGTTGGACTACCTCCAGATGTTCTACAAGCTCGGCGGGGCGGGCCGGGCCCTGAAGAAGCTCGGCGCCATCGACTTCGCGACCACCATCGCACCCGGCCTCCGGGACGTCCTCCTGACCGGCAAGGCCTGCGAGGCGGTGCGCCGCAAGGAGAAGAGCGGCCGGTTCACGTACGACTACGTGGTGATGGACGCGCCGCCCACCGGGCGCATCACCCGCTTCCTGAACGTCAACGACGAGGTGGCGGGGCTCGCCAAGATCGGCCCGATACACAATCAGGCCCAGGCGGTCATGCGCGTGCTGAAGTCGCCCGAGACGGACGTGCATCTGGTGACGCTCCTCGAGGAGATGCCCGTCCAGGAGACGGCGGACGGCATCGCCGAGCTGCGGGCCGCGAAGCTGCCCGTGGGGCGGATCATCGTCAACATGGTCCGGCCCGAGGTGCTGGACGCCGACGAGCTGGAGTTCGCGCGCACGGTGCCGCGTACGGCCGTCGCCCGCTCGCTGTCCACGGCCGGCCTCGGCGGCGCCCGGCGCGGCGGCATCGCCGAGCGCCTGGTGAAGCCGCTGCTCAGACAGGCCGAGGAGTACGCCGAGCGATACGCCCTGGAGCACGAACAGCGCGGCGTACTGGGCGATCTGGGCCTGCCGCTGCACGAACTGCCGCTGCTCGCCGAGGGCATGGACCTGGCGGGCCTGTACGAACTGGCCACGGAACTGCGTCAGCAAGGGATCTCATGA
- a CDS encoding MBL fold metallo-hydrolase, protein MTDAAALPGQPRGGVLSGPATARAVNVLAPNASVMTLDGTNTWIVSEPDSALAVVIDPGPLDDGHLRNVVDTAEKAGKRVALTLLTHGHPDHAEGAARFAELTGTKVRALDPALRLGGEGLGAGDVISVGGLELRVVPTPGHTADSLCFHLPADQAVLTGDTVLGRGTTVVAHPDGRLGDYLDSLRRLRSLAVDDGVHTVLPGHGPVLEHAQGAVEFYLAHRAHRLAQVETAVENGYRTPREVVAHVYADVDPSLWPAAELSVRAQLEYLTEHGLI, encoded by the coding sequence ATGACGGACGCAGCAGCTCTCCCCGGCCAGCCGAGGGGCGGGGTCCTGTCAGGCCCCGCCACCGCGCGCGCGGTCAACGTCCTCGCGCCGAACGCGTCGGTGATGACCCTGGACGGCACCAACACCTGGATCGTCTCCGAACCGGACTCCGCACTGGCCGTCGTGATCGACCCGGGCCCGCTGGACGACGGCCATCTCCGCAACGTCGTCGATACGGCGGAGAAGGCCGGCAAACGGGTCGCGCTGACCCTGCTCACGCACGGCCACCCGGACCACGCGGAGGGCGCCGCGCGCTTCGCCGAGCTGACGGGGACGAAGGTACGGGCCCTCGACCCGGCGTTGCGGCTCGGCGGCGAGGGGCTGGGCGCGGGTGACGTGATCTCGGTCGGCGGCCTGGAACTCCGTGTCGTGCCCACGCCCGGCCACACCGCCGACTCGCTGTGCTTCCATCTCCCGGCCGATCAGGCCGTCCTGACGGGCGACACCGTCCTCGGGCGCGGTACGACGGTCGTGGCCCACCCTGACGGCCGTCTCGGGGACTATCTGGACTCCCTGCGGCGCCTGAGGTCCCTCGCGGTCGACGACGGCGTTCACACCGTCCTCCCCGGTCACGGCCCCGTACTCGAACACGCCCAGGGCGCCGTCGAGTTCTACCTCGCCCACCGAGCCCACCGACTCGCCCAGGTCGAGACGGCGGTCGAGAACGGCTACCGGACGCCCCGCGAGGTCGTCGCCCACGTGTACGCGGACGTCGACCCGTCACTCTGGCCGGCGGCGGAACTCTCGGTGCGGGCTCAACTGGAGTACCTGACGGAGCACGGCCTGATCTGA
- a CDS encoding transglycosylase domain-containing protein, protein MPNKRSGGGLSPTQQAAKFLGVSVLAGAVMAGIALPAVGALGLAAKGSVEGFDELPANLKQPPLSQRTTILDSQGDQIATVYSRDRTVVDLKEISPYMQQAIIAIEDARFYQHGAIDLKGVLRALNRNAQSGGVTQGASTLTQQLVKNVAVEEAGDDPTLVAQATQQTLGRKIQELRHAIQLEEELGKKKILENYLNITFFGQQSYGVEAASRRYFSKSAKDLKLGEAALLAGIVQSPSRYDPVNDPQEATKRRNVVLQRMADVGDISQAEADKTKKAPLGLDISKPKNGCITAVKNGGFFCAYVREVFLNDPVFGKTKEDRAKIWNQGGLTIQTTMDPKAQKSVQASIKDHVNQKDEVATAATIVEPGTGKILAMGQSRPYGMDVKQNETTINLSVDESMGGGAGYQPGSTFKPIVAAAALEGGMPATKSYSAPYEMEYPSPISVCGGKNWVNTDGTKLTNENESEVGPYSMKRATALSVNTYFVQMIADIGICPVTEMAGKMGVERADGDKIGQNPSIALGTQEMSPLTMANAYATFAARGMYCTPIAIESITQRVGEQSKSLEVPKSTCSRAMSENTADTINTLLSGVVEDGTGTQAGLQDGRDNAGKTGTTDFRYAAWFVGYTPNMAGAVWVGDPAHERRMVNVTIGGRTYPKVFGGEVPGPIWRDMMSGALEGEPAPDFNLVYIPEERPDRGRGDDNDNDNGRGNDNRNGDDEGGLIGGIDGGTFPTPEFTIPEGFIQGQGNGGNNGNGNGGFG, encoded by the coding sequence ATGCCAAACAAGCGCTCGGGTGGTGGCCTGTCCCCCACACAGCAGGCCGCCAAGTTCCTAGGTGTCAGCGTCCTCGCCGGTGCCGTCATGGCGGGCATCGCGCTGCCAGCGGTCGGCGCCCTGGGGCTGGCGGCCAAGGGTTCGGTCGAGGGGTTCGACGAGCTCCCGGCCAACCTCAAGCAGCCTCCGCTGAGCCAGCGCACCACGATCCTGGACAGCCAGGGCGACCAGATCGCCACTGTCTACTCGCGCGACCGTACGGTGGTCGATCTCAAGGAGATCTCGCCGTACATGCAGCAGGCGATCATCGCCATCGAGGACGCCCGCTTCTACCAGCACGGCGCGATCGACCTGAAGGGTGTGCTCCGCGCGCTCAACCGGAACGCGCAGAGCGGCGGTGTCACACAGGGCGCCTCCACGCTGACGCAGCAGCTGGTGAAGAACGTCGCGGTGGAGGAGGCCGGTGACGACCCGACGCTGGTCGCCCAGGCCACCCAGCAGACCCTCGGCCGCAAGATCCAGGAGCTGAGGCACGCGATCCAGCTGGAAGAGGAGCTCGGCAAGAAGAAGATCCTCGAGAACTACCTGAACATCACCTTCTTCGGCCAGCAGTCCTACGGCGTCGAGGCCGCCTCCCGCCGCTACTTCTCCAAGTCCGCCAAGGACCTGAAGTTGGGGGAGGCCGCGCTGCTCGCCGGCATCGTGCAGTCGCCGAGCCGGTACGACCCGGTGAACGACCCGCAGGAGGCCACCAAGCGCCGCAATGTCGTGCTGCAGCGCATGGCGGACGTCGGCGACATCTCGCAGGCGGAGGCCGACAAGACCAAGAAGGCACCGCTCGGCCTGGACATCAGCAAGCCCAAGAACGGCTGCATCACGGCCGTCAAGAACGGGGGCTTCTTCTGTGCCTACGTCCGCGAGGTCTTCCTGAACGACCCGGTCTTCGGCAAGACGAAGGAGGACCGGGCCAAGATCTGGAACCAGGGCGGCCTGACGATCCAGACGACGATGGACCCGAAGGCCCAGAAGTCGGTCCAGGCTTCCATCAAGGACCACGTCAACCAGAAGGACGAGGTGGCCACGGCCGCCACCATCGTGGAGCCCGGCACCGGCAAGATCCTCGCGATGGGCCAGTCCCGGCCGTACGGCATGGACGTCAAGCAGAACGAGACGACGATCAATCTCTCGGTCGACGAGTCCATGGGCGGCGGCGCCGGCTACCAGCCCGGTTCGACGTTCAAGCCGATCGTCGCCGCGGCCGCCCTGGAGGGCGGCATGCCCGCGACGAAGTCGTACTCCGCGCCGTACGAGATGGAGTACCCGAGCCCGATCTCGGTCTGCGGCGGCAAGAACTGGGTGAACACCGACGGCACGAAGCTCACCAACGAGAACGAGTCCGAGGTCGGGCCGTACTCGATGAAGCGGGCCACCGCGCTCTCGGTCAACACCTACTTCGTGCAGATGATCGCGGACATCGGCATCTGCCCGGTGACGGAGATGGCCGGGAAGATGGGCGTCGAGCGGGCCGACGGCGACAAGATCGGCCAGAACCCGTCGATCGCGCTGGGCACCCAGGAGATGTCCCCGCTGACCATGGCGAACGCGTACGCGACCTTCGCCGCACGCGGTATGTACTGCACACCGATCGCCATCGAGTCGATCACCCAGCGGGTCGGTGAGCAGTCGAAGTCGCTGGAGGTCCCGAAGTCGACCTGCTCGCGCGCGATGTCCGAGAACACCGCCGACACCATCAACACCCTCCTCAGTGGCGTGGTCGAGGACGGTACGGGTACGCAGGCCGGTCTCCAGGACGGCCGCGACAACGCCGGTAAGACCGGTACGACGGACTTCCGGTACGCGGCCTGGTTCGTGGGCTACACCCCGAACATGGCCGGCGCCGTCTGGGTCGGCGACCCCGCGCACGAGCGCCGCATGGTGAACGTCACGATCGGCGGCCGCACCTACCCCAAGGTCTTCGGTGGTGAGGTCCCCGGCCCGATCTGGCGCGACATGATGTCCGGCGCGCTGGAGGGCGAGCCCGCCCCCGACTTCAACCTCGTCTACATCCCCGAAGAGCGGCCGGACCGCGGTCGCGGGGACGACAACGACAACGACAACGGTCGCGGCAACGACAACCGCAACGGTGACGACGAGGGCGGCCTGATCGGCGGCATCGACGGCGGCACCTTCCCGACCCCGGAGTTCACGATCCCCGAGGGCTTCATCCAGGGACAGGGCAACGGCGGGAACAACGGGAACGGCAACGGGGGCTTCGGGTGA
- a CDS encoding nucleotidyltransferase domain-containing protein translates to MAETRSRRGLDSRGYIEREGSLGRVPDVFRPVVAAAHDQVLHVFGKRLHSAYLYGSIPRGTARPGHSDLDLLLALREEPTEADRAKARALDEALDKEFPQIDGAGTLLVSRRQVLSDLERYDLGWFVACLCTPLLGEDLAEDLPRYRPDSCLARETNGDLALLLPRWRERIAEAESEAARRSLVRGCSRRLVRTGFTLVMPRWNGWTSDLHEMAEVFGRYYPERAAQMRAAAVAAYEPWADPGSHAAVLRSYVDDLGPWLAEEYARVHGVKAPR, encoded by the coding sequence ATGGCTGAAACACGGTCCCGGAGAGGGCTGGACAGTCGGGGGTACATCGAGCGGGAGGGGTCGCTCGGGCGGGTGCCCGATGTGTTCCGGCCGGTCGTGGCGGCGGCCCACGATCAGGTGCTGCACGTCTTCGGGAAGCGGCTGCACAGCGCGTACCTCTACGGGTCGATCCCTCGGGGCACGGCCCGCCCCGGGCACAGCGACCTCGACCTGCTGCTGGCCCTGCGCGAGGAGCCCACGGAGGCGGACCGCGCGAAGGCGCGGGCGCTGGACGAGGCGCTCGACAAGGAGTTCCCGCAGATCGACGGGGCGGGGACGCTGCTGGTCAGCCGGAGGCAGGTGCTCAGCGACCTCGAACGGTACGACCTGGGATGGTTCGTGGCCTGTCTGTGTACGCCGTTGCTCGGCGAGGATCTGGCCGAGGACCTGCCCCGGTATCGGCCGGACTCCTGTCTCGCGCGCGAGACGAACGGCGACCTGGCGCTGCTCCTGCCCCGCTGGCGTGAGCGGATCGCGGAAGCCGAGTCCGAGGCTGCCCGTCGCTCACTGGTCCGCGGCTGCTCCCGGCGCCTCGTCCGCACCGGCTTCACCCTCGTCATGCCCCGCTGGAACGGCTGGACCAGCGATCTGCACGAGATGGCGGAGGTGTTCGGCCGGTACTACCCCGAGCGGGCCGCCCAGATGCGGGCCGCGGCGGTCGCGGCGTACGAACCGTGGGCCGACCCTGGGAGCCACGCCGCCGTCCTGCGGTCGTACGTGGACGACCTGGGGCCCTGGCTGGCAGAGGAGTACGCGCGCGTGCACGGCGTCAAAGCCCCGCGCTGA
- the nth gene encoding endonuclease III yields MSEAEKPAEATSAPVERPASAEKAVPVKKSAPARKAAAKAAAANAAVAETAPVAPAKPSKPKPKHKPESRTALVRRARRINRELAEVYPYAHPELDFENSFELIVATVLSAQTTDLRVNQTTPALFAKYPTPEDLAAANPEEVEEILRPTGFFRAKTKSVIGLSKALVENFGGEVPGRLEDLVKLPGVGRKTAFVVLGNAFGRPGITVDTHFQRLVRRWRWTEETDPDKIEAAVGALFPKSEWTMLSHHVIFHGRRICHARKPACGACPIAPLCPAFGEGETDPEKAKKLLKYEKGGFPGQRLKPPQSYLDAGGIPAPPLGVTG; encoded by the coding sequence CTGTCGGAGGCGGAGAAACCCGCCGAGGCGACGTCGGCGCCGGTGGAACGGCCCGCGTCGGCGGAGAAGGCTGTGCCGGTGAAGAAGTCCGCGCCCGCGAGGAAGGCGGCGGCGAAGGCGGCTGCGGCGAATGCGGCTGTGGCGGAGACCGCCCCCGTCGCCCCCGCGAAGCCCTCCAAGCCCAAGCCCAAGCACAAGCCCGAGTCCCGCACCGCTCTCGTCCGCCGGGCCCGCCGTATCAACCGTGAACTCGCCGAGGTGTACCCGTACGCCCACCCGGAGTTGGACTTCGAGAACTCCTTCGAGCTGATCGTTGCCACGGTCCTCTCCGCTCAGACGACTGACCTGAGGGTCAACCAGACGACACCGGCGCTCTTCGCGAAGTACCCCACCCCCGAGGACCTGGCCGCGGCGAACCCGGAGGAGGTCGAGGAGATTCTGCGTCCGACCGGGTTCTTCCGGGCCAAGACCAAGTCGGTGATAGGGCTCTCCAAGGCGCTCGTGGAGAACTTCGGAGGTGAGGTCCCGGGCCGCCTCGAAGATCTCGTCAAGCTGCCCGGCGTCGGCCGCAAGACCGCCTTCGTAGTCCTCGGCAACGCGTTCGGCCGGCCAGGAATCACCGTGGACACGCACTTCCAGCGGCTCGTACGACGCTGGCGGTGGACCGAGGAGACCGACCCGGACAAGATCGAGGCGGCCGTCGGCGCGCTCTTCCCGAAGAGCGAGTGGACGATGCTGTCGCACCACGTGATCTTCCATGGCCGCCGCATCTGCCACGCCCGGAAGCCGGCCTGCGGCGCCTGCCCCATCGCCCCGCTCTGCCCGGCGTTCGGCGAGGGGGAGACGGACCCGGAGAAGGCCAAGAAGCTCCTGAAGTACGAGAAGGGCGGCTTCCCCGGCCAACGCCTCAAGCCCCCGCAGTCGTACCTGGACGCGGGCGGCATCCCGGCCCCGCCGCTGGGAGTCACCGGATGA
- the wblA gene encoding transcriptional regulator WblA — MGWVTDWSAQAACRTTDPDELFVQGAAQNRAKAVCTGCPVRTECLADALDNRVEFGVWGGMTERERRALLRRRPTVTSWRRLLETARTEYERGAGILPLDDDEMYENYAAVS, encoded by the coding sequence ATGGGCTGGGTAACCGACTGGAGTGCGCAGGCTGCCTGCCGCACTACCGATCCGGATGAACTGTTCGTTCAAGGAGCAGCGCAGAACAGGGCCAAGGCGGTGTGCACCGGATGCCCGGTGCGGACGGAGTGCCTGGCGGACGCGTTGGACAACCGCGTCGAGTTCGGCGTGTGGGGAGGAATGACGGAGCGTGAGCGCCGCGCACTGCTGCGCAGGCGTCCGACCGTCACGTCATGGCGCAGGTTGCTGGAGACCGCGCGCACGGAGTACGAGCGTGGCGCGGGCATTCTGCCGCTCGACGATGACGAGATGTACGAGAACTACGCGGCGGTGAGCTGA
- a CDS encoding NUDIX hydrolase: MANGQWYPPEWPDRIRALAAGTLTPVTPKRAATVMLLKDTADTPVVHMLRRRASMAFAGGAYAYPGGGVDPRDDDHQIRWAGPTRAWWASRLGVDETDAQAIVCAAVRETYEEAGVLLAGPTPDTVVGDTTGDDWEADRAAVAARELSFAEFLERRGLVLRSDLLGAWARWITPEFETRRYDTWFFVAALPQGQRTRNASTEADRTVWIRPGDAAAGYDKGELLMMPPTIATLRRLATYATAAEALAAAPACDLTPVLAEARLKDDAVILTWPGHDEFTKRIPAGGGPGGGPDGGSDGGSGGGSA, translated from the coding sequence ATGGCAAACGGGCAGTGGTACCCACCCGAGTGGCCGGACCGCATCCGCGCACTCGCGGCCGGCACGCTGACACCGGTGACCCCCAAACGGGCCGCCACTGTCATGCTGCTCAAGGACACGGCCGACACCCCGGTCGTGCACATGCTGCGCAGACGCGCCTCCATGGCCTTCGCCGGAGGCGCGTACGCGTATCCGGGCGGCGGCGTGGACCCCCGCGACGACGACCACCAGATCCGCTGGGCGGGCCCCACGCGCGCGTGGTGGGCGTCCAGGCTCGGCGTCGACGAGACCGACGCCCAGGCGATCGTCTGCGCGGCCGTACGCGAGACGTACGAGGAGGCGGGCGTGCTCCTCGCCGGCCCCACCCCCGACACGGTGGTCGGCGACACCACCGGCGACGACTGGGAGGCGGACCGCGCCGCGGTGGCCGCCCGAGAGCTGTCCTTCGCGGAGTTCCTGGAGCGCAGGGGTCTGGTCCTGCGGTCCGACCTGCTCGGCGCCTGGGCCCGCTGGATCACCCCCGAGTTCGAGACCCGCCGCTACGACACCTGGTTCTTCGTGGCCGCCCTCCCCCAGGGCCAGCGCACCCGCAACGCCTCCACGGAGGCCGACCGCACGGTGTGGATCCGCCCCGGGGACGCCGCCGCCGGCTACGACAAGGGCGAGCTGCTGATGATGCCGCCCACCATCGCCACCCTGCGCCGACTCGCCACGTACGCCACGGCCGCCGAGGCCCTCGCCGCCGCGCCCGCCTGCGATCTGACCCCCGTCCTCGCCGAGGCCCGCCTGAAGGACGACGCGGTGATCCTCACCTGGCCGGGCCACGACGAGTTCACCAAACGCATACCGGCCGGCGGAGGCCCCGGTGGAGGCCCCGACGGCGGCTCCGACGGCGGCTCCGGTGGAGGTTCCGCATGA
- a CDS encoding NUDIX hydrolase, whose protein sequence is MTRTSRTGDGTHTDNGRHLTRPGYDSRDGRLRLDKTGLPAWLDPVVRAAETVEPLQLSRFLPPENGSGRQSAVLILFGEGDNGPELLLMERAGSLRSHAGQPSFPGGALDPEDGDPATDGPLRAALREAEEETGLDPDGVQLFGALPKLYIPVSGFVVSPVLGWWREPSPVRVVDPNETARVFTVPVADLTDPANRATTVHPSGHRGPAFLVESALVWGFTAGVIDRLLHYSGWERPWDRDKQVPLDWRS, encoded by the coding sequence ATGACACGCACGAGCCGGACGGGCGACGGCACGCACACCGACAACGGACGACATCTCACACGGCCCGGGTACGACTCGCGGGACGGGCGCCTGCGCCTCGACAAGACCGGTCTGCCCGCCTGGCTGGACCCGGTGGTCCGCGCCGCCGAGACGGTCGAGCCGTTGCAGCTGAGCCGCTTCCTGCCGCCGGAGAACGGCTCGGGACGGCAGTCCGCGGTCCTGATCCTGTTCGGCGAGGGCGACAACGGGCCCGAGCTGCTGCTCATGGAGCGCGCCGGCTCCCTCAGGTCGCACGCCGGCCAGCCGTCCTTCCCCGGCGGCGCCCTCGACCCCGAGGACGGCGACCCGGCCACCGACGGGCCGCTGCGTGCCGCTCTGCGCGAGGCGGAGGAGGAGACCGGCCTCGACCCCGACGGCGTCCAGCTCTTCGGCGCGCTGCCCAAGCTGTACATCCCGGTCAGCGGCTTCGTCGTCTCGCCCGTGCTGGGCTGGTGGCGAGAGCCGAGCCCGGTCCGGGTCGTCGATCCGAACGAGACGGCACGCGTCTTCACCGTCCCCGTGGCGGATCTCACGGATCCGGCCAACCGCGCGACCACCGTTCACCCCAGCGGCCACCGAGGTCCGGCATTTCTGGTCGAATCGGCCCTGGTGTGGGGTTTCACGGCCGGGGTGATCGACCGTCTGCTGCACTACTCGGGCT
- a CDS encoding RidA family protein, giving the protein MSAVEAKLAELGLTLPEVVPPLAAYQPAVQTGVYVYTAGQLPMVDGKLPVTGKVGAEVTPEEAKELARTCALNALAAVKSVAGDLDRVARVVKVVGFVASAPDFTGQPAVLNGASELLGAVFGDKGVHARSAVGVAVLPLDAPVEVEIQVELTQS; this is encoded by the coding sequence GTGAGCGCCGTCGAGGCCAAGCTCGCCGAACTCGGGCTGACCCTGCCCGAGGTGGTCCCGCCGCTCGCCGCGTACCAGCCGGCCGTCCAGACCGGCGTGTACGTCTACACCGCCGGGCAGCTCCCCATGGTGGACGGCAAGCTTCCCGTCACCGGCAAGGTCGGCGCCGAGGTCACCCCCGAGGAGGCCAAGGAACTCGCCCGCACCTGCGCGCTGAACGCCCTCGCCGCCGTCAAGTCGGTGGCCGGTGACCTCGACCGCGTCGCGCGCGTGGTGAAGGTCGTCGGCTTCGTCGCCTCGGCCCCGGACTTCACGGGCCAGCCGGCCGTGCTGAACGGCGCCAGCGAACTCCTGGGCGCCGTCTTCGGCGACAAGGGTGTGCATGCGCGCAGCGCGGTGGGCGTGGCGGTACTGCCGCTGGACGCGCCGGTGGAGGTCGAGATCCAGGTGGAGCTCACGCAGTCCTAG